GACGTTGAACACCGGCCAGCGGGCCATCAGGAAATCCGGAAAGTCCACATCCACAAAGTCCACAACCCGGCCAAAGAGGACTCTATCGGTAAGATTGCCCAGTGCCCCGCCAAAGGTGATGGCCAAAGCGACGCGCTCGATGTTGCTCACTGCGTGGGCGCGCAGCAGGTAGACCAGCACCACGATACTCGCCACAGCAATCAGCACGGTGAAGACTGGCCCATGGCCCACTCTGATGCCGAAAGCGATGCCCGGGTTTTCCACGTAGGTCAGGCGCACCAAGTCACCCACCAGCGGCACCGAGTGGTCGCGCGGCAGCAGATGGCGCGCCAGCACCTTGGTCAATTGATCGGCCACCAGTACGAGCGCTGCATAGCGGAGCACTTTCACTCGTTCGATCACCTATCGCACCTCGGTTCGGGTCACTGACGCTGCTTCTCCTCCTTGGCCTTACACTCGATGCACAGCCGCACATGGGGCACCGCTTCGAGCCGCTCCTTGCCGATATCCTTGCCGCACTGCACGCACTTGCCGTAGGTGCCGTCCTCGATGCGCTCCAAAGCCCTGTCCAGGTGGTAGAGGAGATTTCCTTCCCGGGAGGCAAGGAAAAAGGCCTTCTCACGCTCCATGGTGTCGGTGCCCTGGTCGGCCATGTGGAAGGAGTAGGAAGAGTGGTCTCCGGTAGCCTCTTTCAGCGTGGAGTTCAACCCCGACTCCTTCAGCCTCTCCAATTCCCTGAGGAGTTCTTCCCGCTTCTGCAGGATCAGCTTCTTGAAGTACTCCAGTTCCTTTTTGGTCATTGTCTCCTCCGACCTGTACACATCACAGGTGTTGTGGTGTGTGCAGACTCCCCACCATCTGTCACCGTTCCCTGATGCGGCTCACCCCGATGGTGACTACCTCCTCGCCAATGTTCCATTTCTTCGTGTACTCGCCACTGACCTCCGGCAAGACGATCTCTTTGGCCAGCGTCTCGGTGCGGATGTACGAGGCAAGCCGCGAGATGGCCTTGGCCAACTTGCCCTGAGCGTCACACGAGATAATGATGCGGTCGACGACGTCAAACTGCGCCACTTTCCGGGTGTTCTGCACCCGGTTGACGAACTCCCGCGCCAGCCCCTCCAGTTCCAGGTCCTCGTTCAAAGTGGTGTCCAAGGCGACGGTGAGTTCGCCTTCGCTGCCAACCACCAGCCCCGGCGCCTGTTGCATCACCACTTGCACATCCTCCGCGGTGAGGGTCACTTCCGTGCCGTCGACCGTGAGGGGCAAAACTCCGCGCGCTAGCAGCGTGCTGATCTGCGTTTCCTCCAGCGAGCGGATAGCCTGGGCCACTGCGTTGACCTTGCTGCCAAACTTCGGCCCCAACGCACGGAACAACGGCTCGGCGCGACGGCTGTGCAGCGCTGATGAATCCGCCACAAACTCCACCCGTTTGATGTTCAACTCTTCCAGAAGCAGGTTCTCCATGCCGTCCAGCATGGCCCGACGTCGGTCGTGAGGATCGACCACCACCAGTCTGGCCAGTGGCTGCCGCACTTTCACCCCCTCCTGGTTGCGTAACGCGCGCCCGAGGAGGACAATTTGCCGCACCAAGTTCATGCGCTCTTCCAGCCGTTCGTCCCAAAAGTCGCAGGGAGGCTGGTCAGGCACTGGATAGGCGTCCAAGTGCACGCTCTCCGGCAAGGAGGCGCCACTCCCCTCCTCCAGCCTTCGGTACAGCTCGTCAGTGAGGAACGGCACAAAAGGCGCAGCCAGACGCACGCTGGTGAGGAGTGCTTCGTAGAGCGTCTGATAGGCGGCCAGTTTGTCTTGGTTGTTTTCTGCTTTCCAAAAGCGTCGGCGGGAGCGCCGTACGTACCAGTTGGAAAGGTCATCGATCACGAATTCGCCGATGCGCCGCGCCGCCCGCGACAGCTCGTACTGCGCCAAGTCGTCGTTGACCACGCGCACGGTGCTGTGCAGCGTCGACAGCAGCCAGCGATCCAGCTGCGAGCGCTCTTCCACCGGGAGACGTTCCGCGCCGGGGATGAACCCATCAACGTTGGCGTACATGGCGAAAAAGTTGTACACATTGACCAGCGTGTCCAGGAATTTGTTCTGCGCCTCAACAACCCCGGCCGGGTCAAAACGCGTGGGCAGCCAGGGCGCGCTGGCGGTGAGCAGGTACCAGCGCAAGGCGTCGGCGCCCTCCTTGTTCAGGTGGTCGAACGGGTCGACCGTGTTGCCACGGCTCTTGGACATCTTCTGGCCTTCCTTGTCCAGAATCAGGCCAAGGGATACGCAGCTCTTGTAGGCCGGCTTGTCAAAGAGCAGGGTGCTAAGCACCAGCAGCGAGTAGAACCACCCTCTGGTCTGGTCAACACCCTCAGCGATGAAATCGGCAGGAAAGTTCTGCTCGAAGACCGCCACGTTCTCAAAGGGGTAGTGGAATTGGGCGTAAGGCATCGCCCCGGAATCGAACCAGCAGTCCAGGACCTCTGGCGTGCGCCGCATGGGCTGGCCGCAAGAGGGGCACGGAATGCTGACTTGGTCAATGTAGGGGCGGTGCAGGTCGATAACCTCACGCAGTCCGCCGCGTTCCATGAGCGCCGCAACATTGCCGATGCTCTCCTGGGCTCCGCAGCCCTCACAGATCCAGATGTTGAGCGGCGTGCCCCAGAACCGATCCCGTGACAGGGCCCAATCGACGTTGTTTTCCAGCCACTCACCGAACCGGCCCTCACCCACCTCAGGGGGGAACCACTTGATCAAGCGGTTGTTGCGTATCAAGGCCTCCTTGAAGGCAGTGGTGCGCAGGTACCACGACTTGCGCGCGTAGTAGAGCAGCGGCGAGGAACAGCGCCAGCAGAAGGGGTAGCTATGTCTGATGCGCTCGGCCTTATACAAGAGCTTCCGCTCGCGCAGGTTGTCGATGATCAGGGGATCGGCATCTTTGACGAACATCCCCTGCCAGGGCTGAATCTCCGCGGTGAAGCGTCCGCTCTTGTCCACTGGCTGCAACACCGGCAGGTCGTACTGTTCGCCTACCTGGTAGTCCTCTCCGCCGAACGCCGGGGCAATGTGCACGATGCCCGTTCCCTCCTCGGTGCTCACAAAATCGGCGACCATGGTGTAGTAGGCGCGCTTCTCCGGGGTAAGGTAGTTGAACAGCGGCTCGTAGCTCACACCTGCCAGCTGTTCCCCGCGCATCTTCTCTTCGATTTCATAGTCGCCGTCGAGACACGACAGGCGGTCAAAGCCAAGCACGAGGTGCGCTCCCTGGTGCCACACCTTGACGTAGGAAAGCTCCGGGTGCAAAGCCAAGGCGACGTTTGAGAGAAGTGTCCACGGAGTGGTGGTCCACACCAGGAAGAACGTGTTTTCCTGGCCGACAATGGGCACTTTCACGTAGATGGAGGGGTCTTCGACCTCTTCATAGCCTTGCGACACCTCGTGGCTGGAGAGCGGCGTTTCGCAACGTGGACAGTAAGGGAGGATCTTGTGACCCTGGTAGAGGAGGCCCTTGTTCCAGAACTGGTGCAAAATCCACCAGACCGTCTCGATGTAGTCGTTGGTGTAGGTGATGTACGGCTGCTCGAGGTCGACCCAAAAGCCGATGCGGCGCGTCATCTCGTCCCAGTCTTCTTTGTAGGCAAAGACCGATTTGCGGCACTCCTCGTTGAAGCGCTCGATGCCATAGGCAATGACCTGGTCTTTGCGCTGGATGCCCAGCTTCTTTTCGACCTCAATTTCCACCGGCAGGCCGTGCGTGTCCCAGCCCGCCTTGCGCTCCACGCGGTAACCCTGCATGGTCCGCCAGCGGCAGACGAAATCCTTTACCGTGCGCGAGATGACGTGGTGAATGCCAGGGCGCCCGTTGGCAGTAGGGGGGCCTTCATAGAAGACGAACTTGTGGGCCGGGTCGCGGGACTCGACGCTCTTCTGGAAGATTCTCCGTTCTTCCCAGAATTTGAGGACATCCTTCTCCAGTTGAGGATAATCGACCCGACCCGAGAACTCGCGATACATAGCCATTCACTTCGACTCAGCGTGGTTGGTGCTCGTCAGTTCACATTCGCTCGATGACTTTGCGCATAAGAATCGTCAGGCTGGGCTCGGCCTGTTTTGCAAAATGCAGAATCTCGGTGATGTCCGCCGGCTTCAGGCAGTCGGCAAAGCAGGCATCGGTGATGACGGACAGGCCCAGCACGCGCATACCCGCATGCACGGCCACTATGACCTCCGGCACGGTGGACATACCCACCACGTCTGCCCCGATGGTGCGCAGGAAGCGGTACTCGGCAGCCGTCTCTAACGAGGGGCCGGTCATGGCCACGTACACACCCTTTTGCACCCAGATCTTCTCCTCCATGGCCACCTGCTCGGCCAAGGCGATGAGGGCGCGACTGTAGGGTTCGGACATGTCCGGAAAGCGCGGCCCCAGCGACTCGTCGTTGATACCGATCAGTGGGTTGTCGCCGAGAAGGTTGATGTGGTCGGTGATAATCACAATTTGGCCTGGGCGGAACAGCGGATTTAGGCAGCCACTCGCCGAAGAGACCACCAGGGTGTGTGCCCCAAGGTGCTTCATGAGGCGCACCGGATAGGTGATCTGCTTCATCGTGTACCCTTCGTAGTAGTGGAAGCGGCCCTGCATGGCCATCACCCTCTTGCCGCCCAACTTACCGAAGAGCAGCTTGCCCGCGTGGAATTCCACCGTGGAGCGGGCAAAGTGCGGGATCTCCTCGTAAGAGAGCACGGCTTCCTTTTCGATTTCGTCGGCAAGGGCGCCGAGCCCGGTGCCAAGGATGATCCCCACCTCCGGCTGCATCTGGGTGTGCCTGCGGATGAAGGCAGCGGTCTCTTCAAGCTGCTGACGTAGTCCCTGCATTGCCGCAATACCTCTTCTCAGCGTGGCGGTTTTTGCTTTCCCTGCTTTTGGGCCTCTCTCTGCTTGCGCAGCGCTTCAATCTCGCGTTCCTGAGCCTCCTGCTCGCGGCGCAGCCTGTCCAGCTCTGCCTCCACCTGGGCCTTGCGCGCCCTTTCGGCGTTCAGCTCCTCTTCCGACCTGCGCAGCCGCTCGGCGTTGATCTGCTGGATGGCATATTGACGGTCCCTCTTGTCCCCCCGCAGGGCAAAGTACAGGGCGCCGACAGCGCTGCCCACGGCAGTGGTGGCGATGCGCAGCGTGTTGTCGGTCTGGTCTTCCTGAAAGCCGCGTTGCAACATCGATCCTAGGTAAAAGCTCACTCCGCAGCTCAGGGCCGTTCCACCAAAGGTGTGCAAGAAAAGTTGGCGATGCCCCTTGGCTGCGGCGATCTCCCGCTCGGAGATGGGCATGCCATTTTCATCGTAGACGGGAGGCCTGCGCTCGATGCTGGAAATGTCGTGAGTCGCCACCCGAAACGCCCGACCATCATCGCCCTGCACAATCAGGTTCGTGGCGTCCGCGGCGACCAGTTCGCCCTGCACCACGGTGCCAGACCTGAGAGAAAGGCGCACCGTCTGTTTCGGCTCGACTTCTTCTTTGGACACAGCCGTCCAGTGTGCGCACCCCACAGCGGCGCTGAGCACGGCCACCACGCCAACCCACCTCACACCGTTCATCCGGCATCCTCCCTGTTGCTCTGTGCCTGCCACCCTGCGGTTCAGATGATGAACTCGTCGCTCAAGCGCCCAGGAGGTGGCGCGGAAGGTTTTTCCTGCGCGGCGCGTTCTGCCCCTGCAGCCGGCGGCGTTGCCGGCTGTTCATCCAGGCCAACGATGCGCGGTTCGCTCTTTTCGGCCGCCGCTTCCTCCTGAATTTCTTGCTCCTCCCGCTGCACGGTCCGAAAGCCACCAAGATCAAGGTCGTCACTGCTCAGCACCTCGACGAGCTCCACTTGCGACTGCAGGAGCTGCTTCAGCCGTTTCACGAAGGAGGCCTTTTCCGCGCGCAGCAGCAGGAGCTCGTTTTTCAGCTGCTGCAGTTGGTTGCGGGCGTCCTCGATGATCTCCTCGGCGCGCAGTTCCGCCTCCCGCACGATGAGCTCGGCCTCTCGTCGGGAAGACTCACGGGACTCGCTGATGCTCTGCTGGGCGTTCATCAACGTCTCCTGCAGGGTCTTTTCCACCTGCTGGTAGTCCCGCAGTTGGGTGCGGACCTTGAGCACTTCTTCGTTGAGCCTATTGCGTTCGCGGAGCAGGGTTTCGAACTGTTCGGCCACCATGTCGAGGAAGGTCTCCACTTCATCGACGTCGAAACCGCGCACGGCGCGTCGAAACTCCTGCTTGCGTATGTCCAGTGGCGTCAATCTCACCGTGGCACCCTCCGGTCAGCTGACGTTGCGCAGCACTTCGCCAGAATCCGGGCCAGGCGGGCCCTCCTGGCGCTGACCGAAAATCGCCCTACCGATGCGCACCAAAGTTGCCCCTTCTTCGACCGCGACTCCAAAATCGTCGGTCATGCCCATGGAAAGATGTGGGATCTGCACGTTGTCGATACCCAGGCGGTCTATCTCTTCTCTTACCTGGCGCAGGGTGACGAAGCAGGGGCGGACGAGCTCTGGGTCAGGAAGGAAGGCACCGATGGTCATCAGCCCCAAGACGCGCACGCCAGGCAGTTGAGCTATGCGCGCCACCAGGTCCGGTGCCTGCTCAGGGGGGACGCCAAACTTTGACGGTTCCCCAGAGGTGTTAACCTCGACAAAGACCTCCACCCGACGCCCACAGGCGATGGCACGGCGACTGATTTCTTCGGCCAGATGCAGACTGTCCACCGACTGGATGAGGTCGAAGCACTCCAGCGCCCGCTTGACCTTGTTCGTCTGCAAGTGGCCCACCATGTGCCACGCTACCCCTCTGCCAATGGCCTGCACCTTGGGCCAGGCCTCTTGCACTCTGTTCTCCCCGATAATGCGGATGCCCGCGGCAATAGCCTCACGAATGCGGTCCACGTGCACGGTCTTGCTCACCGCGACGATCTCCACCTCACGCGGGTCGCGACCCGCCCGGGCGCACGCCGCCGCGATGCGCTCCCGGACCTGGCGGACGTTGTCCTCGATTGCCATAATCCCTTGCCAACGTTGGCTTAAAATATACGCCATTCCTGCAGGAAAAACAACCGGAAAATTGCCCGTTTCCCTGGTCCCTGTGCCGGCGACTTCAAGGGAGCGCGACGTGCGCCAGGCGTTGCCGGAGGTGCTCAGGGTCCTCCCGGGCTAACTTGGCCATCTCTGCCAAGAACTTGGTGTCATCCAAGTCGCGCTGGTGCAAGCGCACCATGTACTCCACGGCCACCTGATAGGACTCGGTAGTTACGTCCACCAGGCGCAAGCGGGTCTTACCCGTGGCGGGGTCCAGCACGTCCTCGAAGCGCACCGGCAGCTGCTTGCCGCCATTCACGCAAATGAGGGCGCTGTCGCGATGCTCGGGGCGCGTGCTCAGCAGGTAGCGCACGGCACTGTAGCCGAGGTCGCGGACGTACTCGCAGTCGAAGGGGATGGGATCGGCGCAGCGGAGCACATAGCCGATGTTGATTTCGACGATCTCTATCTTGTCGCCGCGGGCGGCAAAGCGGTTTTCGAGCTGCAGCTTCAGAATTTTGCCC
The genomic region above belongs to candidate division KSB1 bacterium and contains:
- the lspA gene encoding signal peptidase II — its product is MIERVKVLRYAALVLVADQLTKVLARHLLPRDHSVPLVGDLVRLTYVENPGIAFGIRVGHGPVFTVLIAVASIVVLVYLLRAHAVSNIERVALAITFGGALGNLTDRVLFGRVVDFVDVDFPDFLMARWPVFNVADAAVTIGVIVLILMILLSSERGGHRQTSEQLSA
- a CDS encoding TraR/DksA C4-type zinc finger protein; translated protein: MTKKELEYFKKLILQKREELLRELERLKESGLNSTLKEATGDHSSYSFHMADQGTDTMEREKAFFLASREGNLLYHLDRALERIEDGTYGKCVQCGKDIGKERLEAVPHVRLCIECKAKEEKQRQ
- the ileS gene encoding isoleucine--tRNA ligase, with the translated sequence MAMYREFSGRVDYPQLEKDVLKFWEERRIFQKSVESRDPAHKFVFYEGPPTANGRPGIHHVISRTVKDFVCRWRTMQGYRVERKAGWDTHGLPVEIEVEKKLGIQRKDQVIAYGIERFNEECRKSVFAYKEDWDEMTRRIGFWVDLEQPYITYTNDYIETVWWILHQFWNKGLLYQGHKILPYCPRCETPLSSHEVSQGYEEVEDPSIYVKVPIVGQENTFFLVWTTTPWTLLSNVALALHPELSYVKVWHQGAHLVLGFDRLSCLDGDYEIEEKMRGEQLAGVSYEPLFNYLTPEKRAYYTMVADFVSTEEGTGIVHIAPAFGGEDYQVGEQYDLPVLQPVDKSGRFTAEIQPWQGMFVKDADPLIIDNLRERKLLYKAERIRHSYPFCWRCSSPLLYYARKSWYLRTTAFKEALIRNNRLIKWFPPEVGEGRFGEWLENNVDWALSRDRFWGTPLNIWICEGCGAQESIGNVAALMERGGLREVIDLHRPYIDQVSIPCPSCGQPMRRTPEVLDCWFDSGAMPYAQFHYPFENVAVFEQNFPADFIAEGVDQTRGWFYSLLVLSTLLFDKPAYKSCVSLGLILDKEGQKMSKSRGNTVDPFDHLNKEGADALRWYLLTASAPWLPTRFDPAGVVEAQNKFLDTLVNVYNFFAMYANVDGFIPGAERLPVEERSQLDRWLLSTLHSTVRVVNDDLAQYELSRAARRIGEFVIDDLSNWYVRRSRRRFWKAENNQDKLAAYQTLYEALLTSVRLAAPFVPFLTDELYRRLEEGSGASLPESVHLDAYPVPDQPPCDFWDERLEERMNLVRQIVLLGRALRNQEGVKVRQPLARLVVVDPHDRRRAMLDGMENLLLEELNIKRVEFVADSSALHSRRAEPLFRALGPKFGSKVNAVAQAIRSLEETQISTLLARGVLPLTVDGTEVTLTAEDVQVVMQQAPGLVVGSEGELTVALDTTLNEDLELEGLAREFVNRVQNTRKVAQFDVVDRIIISCDAQGKLAKAISRLASYIRTETLAKEIVLPEVSGEYTKKWNIGEEVVTIGVSRIRER
- a CDS encoding purine-nucleoside phosphorylase, with protein sequence MQGLRQQLEETAAFIRRHTQMQPEVGIILGTGLGALADEIEKEAVLSYEEIPHFARSTVEFHAGKLLFGKLGGKRVMAMQGRFHYYEGYTMKQITYPVRLMKHLGAHTLVVSSASGCLNPLFRPGQIVIITDHINLLGDNPLIGINDESLGPRFPDMSEPYSRALIALAEQVAMEEKIWVQKGVYVAMTGPSLETAAEYRFLRTIGADVVGMSTVPEVIVAVHAGMRVLGLSVITDACFADCLKPADITEILHFAKQAEPSLTILMRKVIERM
- a CDS encoding DivIVA domain-containing protein gives rise to the protein MRLTPLDIRKQEFRRAVRGFDVDEVETFLDMVAEQFETLLRERNRLNEEVLKVRTQLRDYQQVEKTLQETLMNAQQSISESRESSRREAELIVREAELRAEEIIEDARNQLQQLKNELLLLRAEKASFVKRLKQLLQSQVELVEVLSSDDLDLGGFRTVQREEQEIQEEAAAEKSEPRIVGLDEQPATPPAAGAERAAQEKPSAPPPGRLSDEFII
- a CDS encoding YggS family pyridoxal phosphate-dependent enzyme gives rise to the protein MAIEDNVRQVRERIAAACARAGRDPREVEIVAVSKTVHVDRIREAIAAGIRIIGENRVQEAWPKVQAIGRGVAWHMVGHLQTNKVKRALECFDLIQSVDSLHLAEEISRRAIACGRRVEVFVEVNTSGEPSKFGVPPEQAPDLVARIAQLPGVRVLGLMTIGAFLPDPELVRPCFVTLRQVREEIDRLGIDNVQIPHLSMGMTDDFGVAVEEGATLVRIGRAIFGQRQEGPPGPDSGEVLRNVS